The Candidatus Methylomirabilota bacterium genomic sequence GAGCGCGGAATGAATCTGGCGCACGGTACCGAGCCACGCGTCGCCCGCGGGGTCCAGCTGCTCGGTCTGCTTGATCATGCCTTCGACCCCGGCGACCTCCTCCTCGTGGCGGTCCGAGACCCATTCCGAGAGCCGGGGGTCCGAGGGCTGCTCCTCCTCGATGGGACCGTAGAGACAGGCCTCCTCGATCGCCTCGTGGGCCTTCAGCTCCGGCTGGAGCTCTTTCCAGAGCGCGCCCCGCTGGTCGGGCGACGCCCCCAGCAGCTTGGCGAACGCCGCCTTCGCCTTCTGGTGCTCGTGCTTGAGAAACTGGATCGCGTCCATGGGGGATCCTCCTTGCCGCAAGGAGGAAAGC encodes the following:
- a CDS encoding hemerythrin domain-containing protein, with protein sequence MDAIQFLKHEHQKAKAAFAKLLGASPDQRGALWKELQPELKAHEAIEEACLYGPIEEEQPSDPRLSEWVSDRHEEEVAGVEGMIKQTEQLDPAGDAWLGTVRQIHSALENHIKQEEGEIFPRIGQVWDAGRLAKAGQEMSEMHDEKAGRR